Proteins from a single region of Macaca fascicularis isolate 582-1 chromosome 17, T2T-MFA8v1.1:
- the LOC102139305 gene encoding protein POLR1D, whose protein sequence is MEEDQELERKAIEELLKEAKRGKTRAETMGPMGWMKCPLASTNKRFLINTIKNTLPSHKEQDHEQKEGDKEPAKSQAQKEENPKKHRSHPYKHSFRARGSASYSPPRKRSSQDKYEKRSNRR, encoded by the exons GAAAGCAATAGAAGAACTGCTTAAGGAGGCAAAACGTGGGAAAACTAGAGCTGAAACAATGGGACCCATGGGTTG gatGAAGTGTCCTCTTGCCAGTACCAATAAAAGATTTCTGATTAACACAATTAAAAACACATTGCCCTCTCATAAAGAGCAAGACCATGAACAAAAAGAGGGCGATAAAGAACCAGCGAAGAGCCAggcccagaaagaagaaaacccgAAGAAACACAGAAGCCATCCTTACAAGCACAGCTTCCGTGCTCGAGGTTCTGCCAGTTACTCCCCGCCGCGAAAGCGGAGCAGCCAGGACAAGTACGAAAAGCGGTCCAACCGGCGGTGA